The following coding sequences are from one Cygnus olor isolate bCygOlo1 chromosome 2, bCygOlo1.pri.v2, whole genome shotgun sequence window:
- the LOC121064787 gene encoding C-C chemokine receptor type 8-like: protein MSFNVLEQVDYQSRVNSSASYDDIFLYSELDIDCELETIPAFALIFFPVLYTVLFVTGLVGNALVVWVLMAFKKVRAMTDVYLLNLAISGLLFVFSLPFLVQYSLVSQWSFGNVMCKIVSSAYFIGFYSSSFFITIMSIDRYLAIVRSVYALRVRTSAHGVIASLALWAVAILASAPDLIFFREMEDSNRTVCLPRYPGSNNGWKIFSNFEVNVLGWLIPVGILIFCYHNILKNLRRCHTRNRYKAMKLVFIVVIVFFLFWTPINVVLFLDSMRNMHIIDDCQASQRLDLALELAEALSFVHCCLNPIIYAFVGEKFKKYLCEAFGKYARFLLICNDYSVFHRHKLDRHSSVHMVSSQSSFVGSVL from the coding sequence ATGAGCTTCAATGTCCTTGAACAGGTGGATTATCAATCAAGAGTTAACTCCTCTGCATCCTATGATGACATCTTCCTCTACTCTGAACTGGACATTGACTGTGAACTTGAAACTATTCCAGcatttgcactgattttttttccagtgctgtaCACCGTGTTGTTTGTGACCGGCCTTGTGGGAAATGCTTTGGTCGTTTGGGTCCTAATGGCCTTCAAAAAAGTCAGGGCCATGACTGACGTCTATCTGCTGAACCTTGCCATCTCTGGCCTCCTCTTtgtcttctccctccccttcttgGTTCAGTACTCCCTGGTGAGCCAGTGGTCTTTTGGCAATGTCATGTGTAAAATTGTCAGCTCAGCTTACTTCATTGGTTTCTACAGCAGCTCCTTCTTCATAACCATCATGAGCATCGACAGGTACTTGGCCATTGTGCGGTCTGTGTATGCCCTGCGGGTGCGCACGTCCGCCCACGGGGTCATCGCAAGCCTGGCCCTTTGGGCAGTCGCCATTTTAGCATCAGCGCCAGACCTCATTTTCTTCCGGGAAATGGAAGACAGCAACAGGACCGTGTGCCTGCCTCGCTATCCTGGTAGCAACAACGGCTGGaagattttcagtaattttgaaGTCAATGTCCTGGGGTGGCTGATCCCGGTGGGCATCCTCATTTTCTGCTACCACAACATCTTGAAAAACCTGCGGCGGTGTCACACTCGCAACAGGTACAAAGCAATGAAGCTGGTTTTCATTGTTGTCAttgtgttcttccttttctggaCCCCTATCAATGTCGTGCTCTTCCTGGACTCCATGAGGAACATGCACATCATCGACGACTGCCAGGCAAGCCAAAGGCTCGACCTAGCCCTGGAGCTGGCTGAGGCGCTCTCCTTCGTCCACTGTTGCCTCAATCCCATCATCTACGCCTTTGTGGGTGAGAAGTTCAAGAAGTATCTCTGCGAGGCTTTTGGCAAATATGCACGTTTTCTCTTGATCTGCAACGACTACAGTGTGTTCCACAGGCACAAACTGGACAGGCACTCCTCTGTGCACATGGTGTCCTCGCAGTCATCTTTTGTTGGTAGTGTCTTGTAG
- the LOC121064783 gene encoding C-C chemokine receptor type 8-like — protein MKIYSPLRFILDIKKFSWHSFMQCWIMDNSLGSLLSGGDLEDSLVDYQSRVNSSASYDDIFLYSELDIDCELETIPAFALIFFPVLYTVLFVTGLVGNALVVWVLMAFKKVRAMTDVYLLNLAISDLLFVFSLPFLVQYSLVSQWSFGNVMCKIVSSAYFIGFYSSSFFITIMSIDRYLAIVRSVYALRVRTSAHGVIASLALWAVAILASAPDLIFFREMEDSNRTVCLPRYPGSNNGWKIFSNFEVNVLGWLIPVGILIFCYHNILKNLRRCHTRNRYKAMKLVFIVVIVFFLFWTPINVVLFLDSMRNMHIIDDCQASQRLDLALELAEALSFVHCCLNPIIYAFVGEKFKKYLCEAFGKYARFLLICNDYSVFHRHKLDRHSSVHMVSSQSSFVGSVL, from the exons ATgaagatatattcacctctcagatttattttagaTATAAAGAAATTTTCCTGGCATTCTTTCATGCAGTGTTGGATTATGGACAACAGCCTGGGGAGTCTGCTGTCTGGAGGAGACCTGGAGGACTCGCTG GTGGATTATCAATCAAGAGTTAACTCCTCTGCATCCTATGATGACATCTTCCTCTACTCTGAACTGGACATTGACTGTGAACTTGAAACTATTCCAGcatttgcactgattttttttccagtgctgtaCACCGTGTTGTTTGTGACCGGCCTTGTGGGAAATGCTTTGGTCGTTTGGGTCCTAATGGCCTTCAAAAAAGTCAGGGCCATGACTGACGTCTATCTGCTGAACCTTGCCATCTCTGACCTCCTCTTtgtcttctccctccccttcttgGTTCAGTACTCCCTGGTGAGCCAGTGGTCTTTTGGCAATGTCATGTGTAAAATTGTCAGCTCAGCTTACTTCATTGGTTTCTACAGCAGCTCCTTCTTCATAACCATCATGAGCATCGACAGGTACTTGGCCATTGTGCGGTCTGTGTATGCTCTGCGGGTGCGCACGTCCGCCCACGGGGTCATCGCAAGCCTGGCCCTTTGGGCAGTCGCCATTTTAGCATCAGCGCCAGACCTCATTTTCTTCCGGGAAATGGAAGACAGCAACAGGACCGTGTGCCTGCCTCGCTATCCTGGTAGCAACAACGGCTGGaagattttcagtaattttgaaGTCAATGTCCTGGGGTGGCTGATCCCGGTGGGCATCCTCATTTTCTGCTACCACAACATCTTGAAAAACCTGCGGCGGTGTCACACTCGCAACAGGTACAAAGCAATGAAGCTGGTTTTCATTGTCGTCAttgtgttcttccttttctggaCCCCTATCAATGTCGTGCTCTTCCTGGACTCCATGAGGAACATGCACATCATCGACGACTGCCAGGCAAGCCAAAGGCTCGACCTAGCCCTGGAGCTGGCTGAGGCGCTCTCCTTCGTCCACTGTTGCCTCAATCCCATCATCTACGCCTTCGTGGGTGAGAAGTTCAAGAAGTATCTCTGCGAGGCTTTTGGCAAATATGCACGTTTTCTCTTGATCTGCAACGACTACAGTGTGTTCCACAGGCACAAACTGGACAGGCACTCCTCTGTGCACATGGTGTCCTCGCAGTCATCTTTTGTTGGTAGTGTCTTGTAG